AGAACGACGCCGGCGTACTGAAGTCGACCAACAAGGCCAACGCGCCGTCGGACATCGCGAAGACGACGCTGGAGTACGCGCCGAACCAGGCCGACCAGGCCCGCAAGCTCGCGGACCTGATGGGGCTGCCGGCGACGGCACTCAAGCAGGGGACGTCCGACGCCGGGGAGCGCGAGCCGATGACGCTCACCCTCGGCGAGGACTTCAGGGGAGCGGGCGTCCCCCTCACCGGTCCGGCGAAGGCGCCGGAGGGTGTGCAGAAGGTAGTGGCGGACAAGCAGGTGTGCGCGAAGTGACGCGGACCTGATCACCAGGGGAGACGTTGGGTGGGACACAGCAGCGTGCGTGGGGAGGGGACGCGGGAGAGCGTCCCGCACGCCCGGAACGCCCGTGACCGCGGCCGGGGCGACGACACCGCAGACGGTGCCGGCCCGGCGGCGGACCGGAACGACGACGGCGGAGCGGCCGGTACGGGAGCGGACGCGGGCTTCGGTGCCCGCGCCGGGCGCAGGGGTGCCCGGCGCGCGGACCCCGACGGCCCGGACGCCGACGGCGACGGCGCCGCCGGCGGGCCCGGGCAGGGGGACCGGCCCGGTTCGCGCGGCGCGGGGTCCGGCCGGCGTCGGGCCGGCCAGCGGCCGCGCCGGAGCGCCCGCACCGGCAAGCGGCGCGTGCTCCGCTGGGTCGCCTCGGTCCTGTCGCTGCTGATACTCGGCACCGCCGGCGCCGGGTACCTCTACATCGAGCACCTGAACGGCAACATCCGCAGCGGAGGCCGCAGCGGCGGCGACAGCGGCGTGGAGAAGGCGGCGCCCGACGCCTCCGGCAACACCCCGCTGAACATCCTGCTGATCGGCGCCGACGGACGTAACTCCAAGGAGAACCTCGCCCTCGGCGGCGCCAAGGACACCGTCGGCGACAAGCCGCGCGGCGACGTGCAGATGCTGCTGCACGTCGCGAGGGACCGCAGGAGCGCCGCCGTCGTGAGCATCCCGCGCGACACCCGGGTCGACATACCGGCCTGCCAGGACGACGACACCGGCGAGAAGTTCCCCGCCACCAACCGCATCATCACCGAGTCGCTCCAGCGCGGCGGCCCCGGCTGCACCCTCACCACCTGGGAGAAGCTCACCGGCGTCTACATCGACCACTGGATGATGGTCGACTTCGCGGGCGTCGTACGGATGGCGGACGCGGTCGGCGGCGTCCCCGTGTGCGTCCGGCAGAACGTCCACGACCGGCCCACCGCGCAGGTCTCCGGCGGCTCCGGCCTGAAACTGCGGCAGGGCACGACGTACGTCAAGGGCGAGCAGGCGCTCCAGTGGCTGCGCACCCGGCACGCCTTCTTCAACGACCAGGGCCGCGCCAAGGCGCAGCACATGTACATGAACGCGATGCTCCGCCAGCTGAAGGACCAGAACGCCTTCACCGACACCGGCCGCATAACGGACCTCGCGGAGGCCGCCACCAAGGCGATCCAGGTCTCCGAGGAACTGGAGTCGGTGCCGCGCCTCTTCGACCTCGCGATGGAGTTGAAGCACGTCCCCACCAACCGCATCACCATGACGACGCTGCCCACGGTCGAGGACCACGCGAACCGCGCCCACCTGCTGCCGGAGCCGAACTCCGCGGAGCGGATCTGGAAGATGCTCCGCGAGGACGTCCCGTTCGACGACAACGGCACGGCGGCGGACGCGAAGCCGTCGGCCCCGCCGAAGGAGACCGGCCCCGCGGCGGCCGCGCCGGCGTCCCTGGCCGTCACGGTCCTCAACGGCACCGGCGCGGACGGGAAGTACCCGGTGAAGGGCCGCGCCGGCGCGGTCGCCGAGACCCTGCGCGGCAAGGGCTTCACCCGGGCCGACGCCTCCCAGGCCGCGGCCTCCGCGCCGCGGACGCGCCTGGACTACCCGAAGGCGTCGGGCGCGCAGGGCAAGGCGGACGCGCTGTCCGTGGCGAAGGCGATCGGCCTCCCGGCCACCGCCGTACGGGCCGTCGACGGGGGGGAC
This portion of the Streptomyces changanensis genome encodes:
- a CDS encoding LCP family protein; this translates as MGHSSVRGEGTRESVPHARNARDRGRGDDTADGAGPAADRNDDGGAAGTGADAGFGARAGRRGARRADPDGPDADGDGAAGGPGQGDRPGSRGAGSGRRRAGQRPRRSARTGKRRVLRWVASVLSLLILGTAGAGYLYIEHLNGNIRSGGRSGGDSGVEKAAPDASGNTPLNILLIGADGRNSKENLALGGAKDTVGDKPRGDVQMLLHVARDRRSAAVVSIPRDTRVDIPACQDDDTGEKFPATNRIITESLQRGGPGCTLTTWEKLTGVYIDHWMMVDFAGVVRMADAVGGVPVCVRQNVHDRPTAQVSGGSGLKLRQGTTYVKGEQALQWLRTRHAFFNDQGRAKAQHMYMNAMLRQLKDQNAFTDTGRITDLAEAATKAIQVSEELESVPRLFDLAMELKHVPTNRITMTTLPTVEDHANRAHLLPEPNSAERIWKMLREDVPFDDNGTAADAKPSAPPKETGPAAAAPASLAVTVLNGTGADGKYPVKGRAGAVAETLRGKGFTRADASQAAASAPRTRLDYPKASGAQGKADALSVAKAIGLPATAVRAVDGGDGPTLTIGADWREGEAFPKQQDPKAGDLPDDAENSNGADTKACMEVYQPYRW